In Fluviispira sanaruensis, a genomic segment contains:
- the rplB gene encoding 50S ribosomal protein L2, with amino-acid sequence MRKMGIRQLRPYTATTRTQSYINYREVLTTDTPYKPLLAAKPRKAGRNNNGRITVRHHGGGNKVKYRVIDWKRSRKDVEGVVTSVEYDPNRTAFISLIKFVDGDRRYALATDGVKVGTKVIASGEADIKAGNSLPLKKIPAGTVVHSIEMRPGAGAKLVRSAGASATLVGRVEQYAQIRMPSGELRLIPEDCYATIGTVSNADHMNVSLGKAGRNRWKGVRPTVRGVAMNPVDHPMGGGEGRTSGGRHPCSPWGQLSKGYKTRKVKPSDKFIVSRRKK; translated from the coding sequence ATGAGGAAAATGGGAATCAGACAATTAAGGCCATATACGGCCACAACAAGAACACAGAGTTATATTAACTACAGAGAAGTTCTTACGACTGATACTCCTTACAAGCCTCTCTTGGCTGCAAAGCCTCGTAAGGCTGGTCGTAATAACAACGGCCGTATTACTGTTCGCCATCACGGCGGTGGTAATAAGGTAAAATACCGTGTTATCGATTGGAAAAGATCTCGTAAAGACGTCGAAGGTGTAGTAACTTCTGTCGAGTACGATCCAAATCGTACTGCATTTATTTCCTTAATTAAGTTCGTTGATGGAGATCGTCGCTACGCTCTCGCAACAGATGGCGTTAAGGTTGGTACAAAAGTTATCGCTTCAGGCGAAGCAGATATCAAAGCTGGCAACAGTCTTCCGCTCAAGAAAATTCCAGCGGGTACAGTTGTTCACAGTATTGAAATGCGTCCTGGGGCAGGTGCAAAGCTTGTTCGTAGTGCGGGCGCTTCTGCAACCTTAGTTGGTCGCGTAGAGCAATATGCTCAAATCCGTATGCCATCTGGGGAACTTCGTCTTATACCTGAAGATTGCTATGCGACTATCGGTACCGTTTCCAACGCGGATCATATGAATGTATCCCTTGGAAAAGCTGGCCGTAATCGTTGGAAAGGTGTTCGCCCAACTGTTCGTGGTGTCGCTATGAACCCTGTAGACCATCCAATGGGTGGTGGTGAAGGCCGTACAAGTGGTGGTCGTCATCCATGTTCTCCATGGGGTCAATTGTCTAAGGGTTATAAAACTCGCAAGGTTAAACCGAGCGATAAGTTTATCGTAAGCCGTCGTAAGAAATAA
- the rplW gene encoding 50S ribosomal protein L23: MRSDYVIKGSILSEKSYGLLESKVYTLKVDLKATKTDIKAAVKDVFGVDVVDVNTSILRGRVVRKARSKKSGAVEVKLPNIKKAFIRLKDGQELPAPVVAAPADAAAE, from the coding sequence ATGCGTTCAGATTATGTTATTAAAGGTTCAATTTTAAGCGAAAAATCATACGGTCTTTTAGAAAGTAAGGTTTACACACTTAAAGTTGATCTTAAAGCTACAAAAACAGATATCAAAGCAGCTGTTAAAGATGTATTTGGTGTTGACGTTGTAGATGTAAATACTTCTATTTTACGTGGAAGAGTTGTTCGTAAAGCTCGTTCTAAAAAAAGTGGTGCTGTTGAAGTTAAGCTTCCTAACATCAAGAAGGCGTTCATTCGTCTTAAAGATGGTCAAGAGCTTCCAGCTCCAGTCGTAGCCGCTCCAGCTGATGCTGCTGCAGAATAA
- the rplP gene encoding 50S ribosomal protein L16, translated as MLAPKKVKFRKSHKGRIKGIADRCNSVDFGDFALQAVEPGKLEARQIEASRIALTRHIKRGGKVWIRVFPDKPITKKPAETRMGSGKGGLDRWVCPIRSGRVIFEIQGVPANLAQEAFELAAAKLPFKTRMMSRSDKVWENQ; from the coding sequence ATGTTAGCTCCAAAAAAAGTAAAGTTTCGTAAATCTCACAAAGGTCGTATCAAAGGTATTGCAGACCGCTGCAATAGCGTAGATTTTGGAGATTTTGCTCTTCAGGCTGTAGAACCAGGGAAACTTGAAGCTCGTCAGATCGAAGCAAGTCGAATTGCCTTGACTCGCCACATAAAGCGTGGTGGAAAGGTTTGGATTCGTGTGTTTCCAGATAAGCCAATCACTAAGAAACCTGCTGAAACACGTATGGGTTCTGGTAAAGGTGGTTTGGATCGTTGGGTTTGTCCTATTCGCTCCGGTCGAGTTATTTTTGAAATTCAGGGCGTTCCAGCAAACCTTGCTCAAGAGGCTTTCGAGCTGGCTGCGGCTAAGCTTCCATTCAAAACTCGTATGATGAGCAGAAGTGATAAGGTTTGGGAAAATCAATGA
- a CDS encoding large ribosomal subunit protein uL22 has product MDAKATHYAAKCTARKARLLRPMIIGKTVPQAIAILSVERRSGSVAAVKLIRSALAQLPENSAVNTVISDFVVNEGPRRRMFMPRAQGRATPILKKTSHLTIRLKLN; this is encoded by the coding sequence ATGGACGCAAAAGCAACACACTATGCTGCAAAGTGTACTGCACGTAAAGCTAGATTGTTAAGGCCAATGATTATTGGCAAAACTGTTCCACAGGCTATAGCAATCCTTTCTGTTGAAAGACGCTCTGGTTCTGTTGCTGCCGTAAAGCTCATTCGCTCTGCGTTGGCTCAGCTTCCTGAAAATAGCGCTGTAAACACTGTAATTAGTGATTTTGTAGTGAATGAAGGTCCACGCCGTCGCATGTTTATGCCACGCGCTCAAGGACGTGCAACGCCAATTCTTAAAAAGACGTCGCACTTAACTATTCGTCTTAAACTTAATTAA
- the rpsC gene encoding 30S ribosomal protein S3, with translation MGQKVHPIGLRLGINKTWDSRWFSKREFAKNLNEDLNVRKFISKKYSEAGVARVEIERAAKQVVVKVYTAKPGKLIGKQGKGIELLRDEVRTVLKTNDKNIKVDVFEVKSPDTNAQLAAFNVAQQLEKRVSFRRAMKKVMQQAMKAGGKGIKIRVAGRLNGAEMARTEWYMEGRVPLHTLRADIDYGTSEALTTYGLIGVKVWLFKGEVFGKTASSAVSTKNLRNEE, from the coding sequence GTGGGTCAGAAAGTACATCCAATTGGTTTGAGACTTGGAATCAACAAGACTTGGGATTCTCGCTGGTTTAGTAAGCGCGAATTCGCAAAAAATCTTAATGAAGACTTGAATGTTCGCAAGTTCATCTCAAAAAAATATTCAGAAGCAGGCGTCGCTCGTGTTGAAATCGAACGCGCTGCTAAACAAGTAGTTGTTAAAGTTTACACAGCTAAACCTGGTAAACTTATTGGCAAGCAAGGTAAGGGAATTGAGCTTCTTCGTGATGAAGTAAGAACAGTTCTTAAAACGAACGACAAGAATATCAAAGTTGATGTTTTTGAAGTAAAGAGTCCTGATACAAATGCACAACTCGCTGCATTTAACGTTGCTCAACAGCTTGAAAAACGCGTTTCCTTCAGAAGAGCTATGAAGAAGGTTATGCAACAAGCTATGAAAGCTGGCGGAAAAGGTATCAAGATTCGCGTAGCAGGTCGTTTGAATGGAGCTGAAATGGCTCGTACAGAATGGTATATGGAAGGACGCGTTCCTCTTCATACTCTTCGTGCAGACATCGACTACGGCACTTCTGAAGCGTTGACAACCTATGGTCTCATTGGGGTTAAGGTTTGGTTATTTAAGGGTGAAGTTTTTGGAAAAACAGCTAGCTCTGCTGTTAGTACCAAGAATTTGCGCAATGAGGAGTAA
- the rpsS gene encoding 30S ribosomal protein S19, with protein MPRSLKKGPFVDSYLFKAAEKNKGAAKVIKTWSRRSTILPDFVGLTFAVHNGKKFVPVYVNENMVGHKLGEFAPTRTFHGHGADKKAAKKK; from the coding sequence ATGCCACGTTCGTTGAAAAAGGGTCCTTTTGTTGACTCCTATCTGTTCAAAGCAGCAGAAAAGAACAAAGGTGCCGCTAAGGTTATTAAAACTTGGAGTCGCCGTTCAACAATTCTTCCTGATTTTGTTGGATTAACTTTTGCAGTTCACAATGGAAAGAAATTCGTTCCAGTTTATGTGAACGAAAACATGGTAGGACACAAGCTTGGTGAGTTTGCGCCAACTCGTACTTTCCATGGTCATGGTGCGGATAAAAAAGCCGCTAAGAAAAAGTAA